The DNA sequence GTCTTTGTGGTATTCGAGCTCATCTTTTTGATAACGAATCAATGTATCTACACGTAAAATCGCTGAAAGCAGTTTTTCTAATTTTTGGTTGGTTTTAGTAGAATTGAATTTTCCGTTCACTAATTCTTTAAGACGCAAACTGTATAAGTGATACATATCTGTTTCGACTTTTTGTGCTGATTGTGCGACTTGATCGTAATAACGCGGCGGCAAGATAACTAAGTTTACCAGACCTGCAGTGACCAAACCGATTACCGCTGTTAATAGTCGTGAAAAGAAATTAAAGAAGTAATGATCGCCGATACCTGGAATCATTGCCATCGCAGTCAAGGTTGCGACCGTAATACCGTCATGCAATTTCAACTTTGCACAAATAAAGATTGTACAAGTTGCACTCATCGCATAAGCAAGTGCAGATTGATCACTGAAGATATACGTAAACAATACCGCCAGCAATGCACCGATAACGGTAGCAGGCAGTCGTTTATAGCCTTTTTTAAGTGAAGCTTTAGCAGTGGGTTCAATCGTAACGATTGCTGTGAGTGTGGCGTAGATTGGATTTAAGTTTAAAGCCATACAGAAGAAGGCGGTTAAAAAAGTGGCAAGCCCTGTTTTAATCGTCCGAGCTCCGATAATTTTGTGATACCATTTGTCCTTTGTCATTTCTTATTCCCTCGCTTGATATTCGCAACTCAGTTGAAACATACATCCATTCAACAGGCAGACATTCTTCTACCTGTGTTGTACAAATTTAGTATAACAAACATTTTTTGATATAATAAGGAAGAATGAGTATCAATTATGATAAATTCGTATTATAGTGAACTTTATAAAGCGCGTGTACGCTTAACTAATATTTTATGTATAAGGAAAGGGATCTCACATGATTGTAAAAACAGAAGAAGAACTACAAGGATTAAAAGAAATAGGCTACATCTGTGCATTAGTCAGAGATACAATGCAAGCCGCAACTAAACCAGGTGTCACTACAAAAGAATTAGATGACATCGCAAAAGATTTATTTGAAGAACATGGTGCTTTATCAGCACCTATCCATGATGAAAACTTCCCAGGACAAACATGTATCAGTGTTAACGAAGAAGTAGCACATGGTATTCCAGGAAAACGCAAAATCCGTGAAGGGGACTTAGTAAATATCGATGTCTCTGCATTGAAAAACGGCTTATATGCGGATACTGGTATTTCATTTGTAGTTGGGGAACCAAGCGATCCGATGAAACAAAAAGTATGCGAAGTGGCAGAAGAAGCATTTGATAATGCGATGAAAAAAGTAAAACCAGGCAGCAAGTTAAGCCAAATCGGCAAAGCAGTTCATGCGACTGCACGCAAAAATGATTTGAAAGTCATCCGCAACTTAACAGGCCATGGTGTCGGCAGTTCATTACATGAAGCACCGAACTATGTCTTGAACTACTTTGACCCCAAAGACAAAACATTGCTTAAAGAAGGTTTAGTCTTAGCCGTTGAACCATTCATTTCTTCAAACGCAACATTTGTGACAGAAGGTAAAAATGATTGGGCATTTGAAACAAGCGATAAAAGTTATGTGGCACAAATCGAACACACAGTGATTGTGACGAAAGACGGCCCATTGCTTACTACTAAAATCGACAAAACTGAAGCATAGTCTGCAGATAGAGATGCATTTGATGCATGTTTAGGACTAAAGTATGAAAGTAAAATGGTTCCAGAGCCTATTAAGAGGCTGCTGGAATTATTTTATAATGGAATCAATAATAAATGAGGTGGTTCCATGAATATATTGAGTCTTTACTTAGAAAATTTCTATCACAGTACAATCAGAAACAGTATTGTCAATTGCCAAGAGCATTTGAATCGAAAATTGCACTCAACACAGCAATATATCGCATACTTAAATCGTAAAAGAAAAAATATTGTTGAATATATCGAAAAACTGACAATGGAAGTTGAAAATAAATATATCGATTTAATGGATCAGTATCAGATTTCAAACATCCAACGCATGGAAAATATTGATAATGCTGAATTATCAGCGTTGATGGAAGATTTGAATGAAGCGGAATCTGACTGTGCAAAAATTGAAGCGGACCTATCACGTCAAAACAAAACACGAATTACATTAGAAAGAGAATGTGATATGATTGCACAAATGAGTTTAGTTGCATAGAAAAGGTGGCGAAACATGACAAATAAATATATTTCAACAGAAATGTTGATTATCTTTACCGCATTAATGATTATTGCCAATTTTTATTATATCTTTTTTGAAAAAATAGGCTTCCTGCTCGTTCTGTTATTAGGGACGATATTAATCTATGTCGGCTATCTGTACTTCCATAAAATCAGAGGGCTGTTAGCCTTTTGGATAGGGGTACTGATGGTCGCATTTACGCTGCTTTCAAACAAATATACGATTATTATCTTGTTTATTTTCTTAGTATTCATCATTATTCGCTATATCGTATTCAAGTTTAAGCCGATGAAAATTTTCGCAACGGACGAAGATGTGACGTCCCCGCAATTTATCAAACAGAAGTGGTTCGGCAACCAAAGAACACCTGTTTATGTGTATAAGTGGGAAGACTTGCAGATTCAGCATGGTATCGGCGATGTGCACATTGATTTAACGAAAGCCGCAAATATCAAAGAAAATAATACGATTGTGATTCGACATTTCATCGGAAGAATCCAAATTATTGTACCGATGAATTATAATATCAATCTGCATGCAGCTGCCTTTTACGGGAATGCAACGGTGAATCAAGAAACAGTAAAAATTGAAAACAATCATATCCAGTTGAAAGAAGAGACTAAAGAAGAAAACTATAATATTAATATTTATACTTCTACCTTTATCGGAGATGTTGAGGTGGTTTATAGATGAACCACTATATCAGAGCGATCGGCTCGATGCTGATACTGATTTACAGTATTTTAGCGATATTCTTTTTTATCGATAAAGTATTTGTTAATATTATTTACTTTCAAGGTATGTTTTATACGCAGATCTTCGGCATTCCGGTGTTCTTATTCTTAAATATCTTAGTGATATTAATGAGTATCATCGTAGGGTCTGTACTTGCGTATAAAGTGAATGAACAAAATGATTGGATCAAAGAACAAATCGAGCATTCGATTGAAGGGGAAGTCGTAGGAATCAACGATCAAAATATCGAGTTGTACCAAGAGACACTGGATATTTATCATACGCTTGTACCCTTGAATCAAGAATTGCATCGTTTACGTATTAAAACTCAAGATTTAACAAATGAAACGTATAATCTTAATGATGTAAAGGTAAAGAAAATTATTGAAGACGAAAGACAACGCCTCGCCAGAGAGCTGCACGACTCTGTCAGCCAGCAATTGTTTGCGGCGAGTATGATGTTGTCCGCAATTAAGGAATCACCCCTAGAACCGCCTTTAGACCAGCAAATCCCGACACTTGAAAAGATGGTCCAAGACTCGCAATTAGAAATGCGTGCTTTATTATTGCATCTGAGACCGTTAGGGTTAAAAGATCGTTCGCTCGGCGAAGGTATCAAAGACCTTGTTGTAGACTTGCAGAAGAAAGTGCCTATGAAAGTGGTCTATGACATCGAAGACTTTGAAGTTCCAAAAGGAATTGAAGATCATTTATTCAGAATTACACAAGAAGGTATTTCTAATACCTTGCGTCATGCTGAAGGTACTAAGCTGACAATTGATTTATTTAATAAAGATGATTATCTGTTATTGCGTATTCAAGATGATGGCAAAGGCTTTGACGTAGATGAAAAAATGGAAAAAAGCTACGGCTTAAAGAATATGCGAGAACGTGCGTTAGAAATCGGGGCAACACTGCATATTGTTTCATTGCCTGGTGCAGGGACAAGAATAGAAGTGAAGGCTCCATTGAATAAGGAGGAAAATGATGGCGATTAAAGTATTATTTGTCGATGACCATGAAATGGTCAGAATCGGCATTTCAAGTTATTTATCTACGCAACCTGACATTGAGGTCGTCGGTGAAGGCAAATCCGGGAAAGAAGCAATTGAAAAGGCGCATGAATTAAAGCCTGATTTGATTTTAATGGATTTATTAATGGATGATATGGACGGCGTAGAAGCAACAATGCAAATCAAGAAAGACTTGCCGCAAATCAAAGTGCTGATGCTGACAAGTTATATTGAAGATAACGAAGTCTACCGTGCATTGGATGCAGGGGTGGACAGTTATATTTTAAAAACAACAAGTGCCAGCGACATTGCAGAAGCAATCAGAAAAACACAGCGCAATGAAGCTGTCTTTGAAGCAGAAGTACTGGTTAAAATGCGTAATCGTATGAATCAGCGTGCAGAATTATATGAGCTGTTAACAGATAGAGAAATGGAAATCTTATTACTTATCGCTAAAGGTTATTCAAACCAAGAAATCGCAAGTGCCTCCCATATTACAATTAAAACGGTTAAGACACATGTAAGTAATATTTTAAGCAAGCTGGAAGTGCAAGACAGAACACAAGCTGTGATTTATGCTTTCCAACATGA is a window from the Staphylococcus sp. IVB6181 genome containing:
- a CDS encoding aromatic acid exporter family protein, coding for MTKDKWYHKIIGARTIKTGLATFLTAFFCMALNLNPIYATLTAIVTIEPTAKASLKKGYKRLPATVIGALLAVLFTYIFSDQSALAYAMSATCTIFICAKLKLHDGITVATLTAMAMIPGIGDHYFFNFFSRLLTAVIGLVTAGLVNLVILPPRYYDQVAQSAQKVETDMYHLYSLRLKELVNGKFNSTKTNQKLEKLLSAILRVDTLIRYQKDELEYHKDQEDWVKLKGLSNRAHTDRLFITHLSNIVYLPKKTEFTFTEKETQAILKIAESIDEIIETGGFEREDNCSETLKQSIIRLDEFEKQQVKSHIIYEILMTYRILDERYA
- the map gene encoding type I methionyl aminopeptidase, with protein sequence MIVKTEEELQGLKEIGYICALVRDTMQAATKPGVTTKELDDIAKDLFEEHGALSAPIHDENFPGQTCISVNEEVAHGIPGKRKIREGDLVNIDVSALKNGLYADTGISFVVGEPSDPMKQKVCEVAEEAFDNAMKKVKPGSKLSQIGKAVHATARKNDLKVIRNLTGHGVGSSLHEAPNYVLNYFDPKDKTLLKEGLVLAVEPFISSNATFVTEGKNDWAFETSDKSYVAQIEHTVIVTKDGPLLTTKIDKTEA
- the liaF gene encoding cell wall-active antibiotics response protein LiaF, whose amino-acid sequence is MTNKYISTEMLIIFTALMIIANFYYIFFEKIGFLLVLLLGTILIYVGYLYFHKIRGLLAFWIGVLMVAFTLLSNKYTIIILFIFLVFIIIRYIVFKFKPMKIFATDEDVTSPQFIKQKWFGNQRTPVYVYKWEDLQIQHGIGDVHIDLTKAANIKENNTIVIRHFIGRIQIIVPMNYNINLHAAAFYGNATVNQETVKIENNHIQLKEETKEENYNINIYTSTFIGDVEVVYR
- a CDS encoding sensor histidine kinase — protein: MNHYIRAIGSMLILIYSILAIFFFIDKVFVNIIYFQGMFYTQIFGIPVFLFLNILVILMSIIVGSVLAYKVNEQNDWIKEQIEHSIEGEVVGINDQNIELYQETLDIYHTLVPLNQELHRLRIKTQDLTNETYNLNDVKVKKIIEDERQRLARELHDSVSQQLFAASMMLSAIKESPLEPPLDQQIPTLEKMVQDSQLEMRALLLHLRPLGLKDRSLGEGIKDLVVDLQKKVPMKVVYDIEDFEVPKGIEDHLFRITQEGISNTLRHAEGTKLTIDLFNKDDYLLLRIQDDGKGFDVDEKMEKSYGLKNMRERALEIGATLHIVSLPGAGTRIEVKAPLNKEENDGD
- a CDS encoding response regulator transcription factor, which encodes MAIKVLFVDDHEMVRIGISSYLSTQPDIEVVGEGKSGKEAIEKAHELKPDLILMDLLMDDMDGVEATMQIKKDLPQIKVLMLTSYIEDNEVYRALDAGVDSYILKTTSASDIAEAIRKTQRNEAVFEAEVLVKMRNRMNQRAELYELLTDREMEILLLIAKGYSNQEIASASHITIKTVKTHVSNILSKLEVQDRTQAVIYAFQHDLIQ